The window GGAAGTTCTTATCCTTATCCAGAACCCTGTAATCTACTGTTTTAGCATTCCTTAAGAAAGAAAGAACTGGAGTTGCGCTATCTTTAACACCATCACCATTAGGGGAGAAAGCAATCTTATTTGATTCATATGCTTTCTTTAACGGGTTGTAACCAAGATAACTTCCCTTCTGATCTACCATTCCAGCTGCTTCGTAGTAAGAATTAGCGCCATCGTAGATCATTTCATCCAATACAGGCGCCTCGTTCCAATCCCCGCGGAACCCGACGTACGGAACAGTAAGTTCAGGATACTCATCAGTTGTATTTGTCAGTGTGATAAAGCCTTCTACGAAGTAGCCATTTTCAAACAACTCTTCCAGCGGCTCTCCGAAAGTAGATACATTATTTTTAAGGTCGATCGTAACTGTCAGTTCCGCTTCGTCGTTTGCAGGAACCTTTAATTCCTCTTTATCGAACTTTAGAGGAAGTTCCTCAGTATCCGCATTGAAAATAGCTTGCGCTTCGCCAAGATCAATTCCATATTTAGCATAAATCATATCAGTCAATACAGTTCCGCTTACCTTGTAGGTAACCTCTTTATCTGAGAAGTTTTTCGCCTTAAGTGTAAAGGTAGCTGTATCACCATTAATCTCCTTCAGTGCAACCTTTGCTTCGTTTGTTTTAGCCTCAGTTACAACGACTGGAGTGCTCAATGCGGCATGAAGCTGCATTAATCCTGCACCTTGTCTCCTAGGAGAATAAGGATTTTCGAGATTAAGGGCAACATTATTCGCACCTTTATCCATTACAGGCTTACTGGTGTTCATTAAAATATTTTTCGCGAAATTCACTTTTTCCTTTCCAGTCAATGCGGCGAAATCCTCTTCAATGCGCTGCAGGATTAGTGCTGACCCACCGGCAACATGTGGAGCCGCCATTGAAGTGCCGCTCATCAAACCATATTCATTATTATTTAGAGTAGAAAGGATATTTCCGCCTGGTGCAGTGATCTCCGGTTTGAAATCAAGGTTTGGTGTCACGCCCCATGATGTGAAGTCGGACATCTCACCTGCTGTAGGACTAACAATGGTCTCAATATCGCCTTTGAATTGGACTTCAACCTTTGTTCCTTTGTCAAGCTCCTCTTTAAGCTTAAGGCCATCTGCCTGAAGGATAGAAAGGTGAGGAATTTTAATGGCTGGATCATCTGCCATATTAATCGTTCCGGTTGTATTGTTATAAATAATCGCACCAACTGCCCCTGCTTTCTGGGCATTTAATGTTTTATCAACAAACGCAATGCTGCCGCGTGAAATCAGTGCATATTTTCCCTTGAAATCCTTACCTTCAAACTCGGCAGGAGTTCCTAGGCCAGCTGAAACAACTTCATATTTACCGGTTGTCGTCTTTAAAGGATCCGCTGTTCCGGCAGTGAGGAATTGCAGTTTACCAGTTTCTGTGCCATTTAAAGAATACGTGAAAAGATTCAAATCAACATATTCATTTTCGTAGGATGCTACCTGGAGGGAATCATAGGATAACCCTGGTGATCCGACAACACCCTTGTCAGGATTGGAGGCATATGTGTTATAAAAGCCACTGCCAAGGCGGTCAGAGTTGCCTGCGGAAATTGACATTAATACGCCGTTTTCAACTGCACGGGCTATCGCTTTTTGTTCAGGGTCTTCAGGAGCAACAAACGATGCAGTCGAGCCAAGGCTCATGTTCAGGACATCAGCACCAAGGACAATTGCATCATCAATGGCCTTCACATAAATATCGCTCCATGTAGAAGGCATTTCCGGGTCGTTTCCAAATACTTTCAGGGCAAGAAGCTGTGCTTCAGGAGCAACACCCTTCAATCCCCCGTTCTCCTCATCGCCATTCGCACCGACTGTTCCGGCAACATGCATGCCGTGCATAGATGCTCCTGGTCCCAGATCAAGGATTTCGGCGTTTTCGTCCATATAATTGTACCCATATGGGACTTTTTCGGTATAGAACTTACCCGGGAGGCCCTTTTCAGCTGCAACCTTATCCACGCCTTCCTTTGTAAGGCTTGCTTCGGAGGCATCCGTTAAAACCATGTCTCTGTGGCTTGGGTCAATACCAGTGTCAATGACACCGACAACCATGCCTTCACCTTTATAGTTGTACTCATTCCAGGCTTTTTGGGCCTCGACAAGTTCTTTACTGTATTTCATGTCTGGCAGTTCTTGTGGGCGTTGATATTCATGGGTAATTGTTACATTTTCAACACCTGCAAGATTTCTGATGAGTTGGATTTGTCCAAACTCAACAACACCGCTGAATCCATTGAATGCAGTTGTGAAATTTTCTTTATACTGCATTTTGATAGCTTTTTTGCTTAACAGTTCTTTAACTGATTTTTGCTGGCCAAGTGCTTGGGCCTGCAGCTTATCTTTAGTAGCTTTTGGAAGCTCATTGTATTTTTTTCCTTGCTTTGTGGCATATGTAATCGCCGGTTCTCCTTCTACTTCAACAATGATTCTGACTTTATCAGTGTTTTTATAGCCCGACTTAGCGTCCGTCTTGGAGACAGTTTGCTTTTGGCCTTTTGCGTATTCTGGTTTTGTATTCTGGGACAGGATTGGTTTCCCGGCCCCGAGCGCGCTGTTCGAGAACACTAGCAGAAAAATCATCAAAAGCGCAAAACTTCTTTTTAACTTCAAGCCTCTCACTCCCCGTTGTCTCTTATTCTTTCAAACCTGCTCCTTACCCCCACTGGCAAAGTCTTTACCAGCTTGTCTGACTTTTGTAAAATAACGATTCAAATTTTGGGATAAGAAAAAACACCCTATTCCAATGAACAGAGCATTTGCCTTAACTAAGAAGCATGGAGCCACTCAGCCCCAGATCAGAATCGTATTTTACTACTTAAATGTGTTGGAAATTCCCTCCTCTAAAGGTTTTTAAATACAATTTCAGTTTATTCAAAATATAAACAATAGTCAATTAGTATTTTGTAAATAAATTAAATTTTTGGAAATAACAGAATTATCACATAACCATAAAATTTGAGCCGGCTATTTTATTTTCCTTGTATAGTTGACTTAATTTTCAAATATTATAGAATTATATTTAGTATCTCGAAGTAATTAGGAGGACCGTATGGAAAAAA is drawn from Bacillus sp. FJAT-18017 and contains these coding sequences:
- a CDS encoding S8 family serine peptidase, with product MKLKRSFALLMIFLLVFSNSALGAGKPILSQNTKPEYAKGQKQTVSKTDAKSGYKNTDKVRIIVEVEGEPAITYATKQGKKYNELPKATKDKLQAQALGQQKSVKELLSKKAIKMQYKENFTTAFNGFSGVVEFGQIQLIRNLAGVENVTITHEYQRPQELPDMKYSKELVEAQKAWNEYNYKGEGMVVGVIDTGIDPSHRDMVLTDASEASLTKEGVDKVAAEKGLPGKFYTEKVPYGYNYMDENAEILDLGPGASMHGMHVAGTVGANGDEENGGLKGVAPEAQLLALKVFGNDPEMPSTWSDIYVKAIDDAIVLGADVLNMSLGSTASFVAPEDPEQKAIARAVENGVLMSISAGNSDRLGSGFYNTYASNPDKGVVGSPGLSYDSLQVASYENEYVDLNLFTYSLNGTETGKLQFLTAGTADPLKTTTGKYEVVSAGLGTPAEFEGKDFKGKYALISRGSIAFVDKTLNAQKAGAVGAIIYNNTTGTINMADDPAIKIPHLSILQADGLKLKEELDKGTKVEVQFKGDIETIVSPTAGEMSDFTSWGVTPNLDFKPEITAPGGNILSTLNNNEYGLMSGTSMAAPHVAGGSALILQRIEEDFAALTGKEKVNFAKNILMNTSKPVMDKGANNVALNLENPYSPRRQGAGLMQLHAALSTPVVVTEAKTNEAKVALKEINGDTATFTLKAKNFSDKEVTYKVSGTVLTDMIYAKYGIDLGEAQAIFNADTEELPLKFDKEELKVPANDEAELTVTIDLKNNVSTFGEPLEELFENGYFVEGFITLTNTTDEYPELTVPYVGFRGDWNEAPVLDEMIYDGANSYYEAAGMVDQKGSYLGYNPLKKAYESNKIAFSPNGDGVKDSATPVLSFLRNAKTVDYRVLDKDKNFLRKIKSDTMVRKNYYNSGAALEYSYSSTTTWDGKVKYLKVPDGQYYYEIVSTIDYPGKEPQKVQVPVIVDTKVPVVDGKVKGDQLTFTTSDVEGSGVAYVDVLLNGTSVFGKDDLPLAGDAGTYTFKEAPALGSEVTLVAYDYAGNVAKKVLKGVNDTDAPQIFAIDPEPFGIFSTNQVPVKGYVVDETAPASLTVNGNEVELKWNETTKRWDFDTVLTLEDGFHKIRFAGTDVAGNKAADFLRHVFVDTQAPGLDVSVPAKVSEDTTSVELSATLSDNFDEVRFYVDGSEEFYNPLPEPYVMDGYSHTVKTTLPLQPGVNTFLLEVVDVAGNKTTKEVNVFRGKETFTVNYYVDGKVYKTENVIEGSTLKAPAKPVKKGYTFIGWYSDQALKTKFNFSKAVAGNTNLYAKFVKIAAPASVKAASAGYNKVKISWGKVSGAQGYEVYRSTSKYGTYSKIATLTSGTATSYTNGALTPGKTYYYKVVSYQRVDGVKVVSPNSAVVSKAPVLATPTGLSVKRYSATSLKVSWKASSEATGYEVYRATSKSGKYTKVATVTKGSVASVINTKLTKGKTYYYKVRAVKTVSGKKYYSGYSSVGSAKTY